The window ATGGCCTTCATCTCGGAGAAGTCGAGGTGGCGGCGGGGGTAGTGCTGCAGCAGGTCCTGCACCGAGCGAATCTGGAACCGGGAGTCCGCCAGCGTCTCGGCGTGCTTGGGGCCCACCCCCCGCACGAAGCGCACGGCCACCTGGCCCCGGGGCGGGGCATAGAGCAGGAGCGGCTCGGCGTGGTCGCCCTCGCTCACGTCTCTGCTACCATCATGTCCATGCCAGCCGTCTGTGAGATCTGCGGGAAGTCACCGTACTTCTCCAAGCAGCTCAGCCACTCGCACCGCCGGACCAACCGGCGTTGGGACCCGAACATCCAGACCGTGCACCCGGTCATCAGCGGGAACCGCAAGCGGATGCACGTCTGCACCTCCTGCCTCAAGGCAGGCAAGGTCCCCACCGGGCGCTGAGCCCGGCTCTCCTTCAGGTCCCGTCAGCTCGGGTCAGCTCCTCGTAGGAGCCGTCATCCAGCGGCGCAGGCGCGTCGGGAGGTCGGCGGCATCGCCCCGGGGCGGCTCTTTCTTGTCCAGCCAGGAGGCCCGCTTCTTGGGCTCGTCCAGCACCACCCACTCGTAGCCGTAGGTCCTCGGGCCGCCCCAGTAG of the Actinomycetota bacterium genome contains:
- the rpmB gene encoding 50S ribosomal protein L28, which gives rise to MPAVCEICGKSPYFSKQLSHSHRRTNRRWDPNIQTVHPVISGNRKRMHVCTSCLKAGKVPTGR